Proteins encoded by one window of Halosolutus amylolyticus:
- a CDS encoding branched-chain amino acid ABC transporter permease — translation MTSLTDRALETLPDGVVDWITESGRPQWQDDLLLIGGIVLATYVLFAAIGLLFGVGANSIVGTLQQITFFAAVYALTALALNLHWGYTGLFNIGVAGFMAVGAYTMAILTAAPDGSPPGLGLPMIVGVVGGMIAAALVGFVAALPALRVRADYFAIVTLGLSEIIRRALLSRSLQEFDVAGYTLGTGGGSGIRAPSTGVVANYLLYGSADRSSDSTVLGDLLFNLGIRESIVVNGVYTLVLIAFVVAFYLLLTRIAYSPFGRVLKAIREDELAARSLGKNTNRTKIKVFMLGCGLMGLAGILWQGSRTLVSPNNFMPIVTFYIFVALIVGGSGSNTGSVIGGFVFAAFLYEGPRFLRTIVRANFDVRSPPTIYDAFVDLGSGDPTALVGYAIGSLDEIRFIFIGVVLILFMIWRPDGLLGHRKEIAAATDLSRRPAATDGGEADE, via the coding sequence ATGACGTCGCTCACGGATCGCGCCCTCGAGACCCTTCCCGACGGCGTCGTCGACTGGATAACGGAGTCGGGACGGCCCCAGTGGCAGGACGACCTGTTGCTCATCGGCGGCATCGTGCTGGCGACGTACGTCCTCTTCGCCGCGATCGGGCTCCTGTTCGGCGTCGGTGCCAACTCGATCGTCGGCACGCTCCAGCAGATCACGTTCTTCGCGGCCGTCTACGCGCTCACCGCGCTCGCGTTGAACCTCCACTGGGGGTACACCGGGCTGTTCAACATCGGCGTCGCCGGATTCATGGCCGTCGGTGCGTACACGATGGCGATACTGACCGCCGCGCCGGACGGTTCGCCCCCCGGCCTGGGGCTCCCGATGATCGTCGGCGTCGTCGGCGGCATGATCGCCGCCGCGCTCGTCGGCTTCGTCGCGGCATTGCCGGCCCTCCGCGTGCGCGCTGACTACTTCGCGATCGTCACGCTCGGTCTCTCGGAGATCATTCGCCGCGCCCTGCTCTCGCGATCGCTCCAGGAGTTCGACGTCGCGGGATACACGCTCGGGACCGGCGGCGGCAGCGGGATCCGCGCGCCGTCGACCGGCGTCGTCGCGAATTACCTGCTCTACGGCAGTGCCGACCGGTCCAGCGACTCGACCGTTCTTGGCGACCTGCTGTTCAACCTGGGAATCCGGGAGTCGATCGTCGTAAACGGCGTCTACACGCTCGTGTTGATCGCCTTCGTCGTCGCTTTCTACCTGCTGTTGACCCGGATCGCCTACTCCCCGTTCGGTCGAGTGCTGAAGGCGATCCGCGAGGACGAACTCGCGGCTCGTTCGCTCGGGAAGAACACGAACCGGACGAAGATCAAGGTCTTCATGCTCGGCTGTGGGCTGATGGGACTCGCCGGCATCCTCTGGCAGGGGAGTCGGACCCTCGTCAGTCCGAACAACTTCATGCCGATCGTGACCTTCTACATCTTCGTCGCGCTGATCGTCGGCGGGTCGGGATCGAACACCGGGAGCGTCATCGGCGGCTTCGTGTTCGCCGCGTTCCTCTACGAGGGGCCGCGATTCCTCCGAACGATCGTCAGGGCGAACTTCGACGTTCGATCGCCGCCCACCATCTACGACGCGTTCGTCGACCTCGGTTCGGGCGACCCGACCGCACTGGTCGGCTACGCGATCGGGAGTCTGGACGAGATCCGGTTCATTTTCATCGGCGTCGTACTGATACTGTTCATGATCTGGCGTCCCGACGGCCTGCTCGGCCACCGAAAGGAGATCGCGGCCGCCACCGACCTCTCACGTCGGCCCGCCGCGACGGACGGAGGTGAGGCCGATGAGTGA
- a CDS encoding acyl-CoA carboxylase subunit beta, translated as MEDRIDELEDLRDEARQGGGEERIQKQHDKGKMTARERIDYFLDDGTFTEFDQLRTHQTSQFGMEEKKIPGDGVVTGYGEVNGRTVFVFAHDFTVFGGSLGEVFAEKICKVMDMAMEVGAPIVGLNDSAGARIQEGVKSLAGFTEIFRRNQEASGVVPQISSIMGPCAGGAVYSPSITDFIFMVKDTSHMYITGPGVTKTVTGEEVTHEELGGAMTHAGKTGVAQFACETEEGALDDIKRLLSYLPQNNVEDPPRVEPWDDPDRRDDALESIVPPSPQKPYDMTNVIDSVVDEGSFFEVAENFAKNIVVGFGRLDGRSVGIVANQPRVNAGTLTVDASMKGSRFVRFCDSFNIPIVTFVDVPGYMPGTDQEHRGIIRHGAKLLYAYSEATVPLLTVITRKAYGGAYCVMASKNLGADVNYAWPTAEIAVMGPQGAVNILYRKELEEAENPDELRDELIEEYREEFANPYTATDKGFLDDVILPTETRPRLIDDLEMLETKRAENPDKKHGNIPL; from the coding sequence ATGGAAGACCGCATCGACGAGCTCGAGGACCTCCGCGACGAGGCACGGCAGGGAGGTGGCGAGGAACGGATCCAGAAACAACACGACAAGGGGAAGATGACCGCCCGCGAGCGGATCGACTACTTCCTCGACGACGGCACCTTCACGGAGTTCGACCAGCTCCGAACCCACCAGACGAGCCAGTTCGGGATGGAGGAAAAGAAGATCCCGGGCGACGGCGTCGTCACGGGCTACGGCGAGGTCAACGGCCGGACCGTCTTCGTCTTCGCCCACGACTTCACCGTCTTCGGCGGCTCGCTCGGGGAGGTCTTCGCCGAGAAGATCTGCAAGGTGATGGACATGGCGATGGAGGTCGGGGCCCCGATCGTCGGGCTCAACGACTCCGCCGGCGCGCGCATCCAGGAGGGTGTCAAGAGCCTCGCCGGCTTCACCGAAATCTTCCGGCGAAACCAGGAAGCCAGCGGCGTGGTCCCCCAGATCTCCTCGATCATGGGGCCCTGTGCCGGCGGTGCCGTCTACTCGCCGTCGATCACCGACTTCATTTTCATGGTGAAAGACACGAGTCACATGTACATCACCGGCCCCGGCGTCACCAAGACCGTCACCGGCGAGGAGGTGACCCACGAGGAACTCGGCGGGGCGATGACCCACGCCGGCAAGACCGGAGTCGCCCAGTTCGCCTGCGAGACCGAGGAAGGGGCGCTCGACGACATCAAGCGACTCCTCTCGTATCTCCCCCAGAACAACGTCGAGGACCCGCCGCGCGTCGAGCCGTGGGACGACCCCGATCGCCGCGACGACGCGCTCGAGAGCATCGTTCCCCCGAGTCCGCAAAAGCCCTACGACATGACCAACGTCATCGACTCGGTGGTCGACGAGGGGTCGTTCTTCGAGGTCGCCGAGAACTTCGCGAAGAACATCGTCGTCGGCTTCGGTCGCCTCGACGGCCGATCGGTCGGGATCGTCGCCAACCAGCCCCGGGTCAACGCCGGGACGCTCACCGTCGACGCCTCGATGAAGGGATCGCGGTTCGTCCGGTTCTGTGATTCGTTCAACATCCCGATCGTCACGTTCGTCGACGTGCCCGGCTACATGCCCGGCACCGACCAGGAACACCGCGGAATCATCCGCCACGGCGCGAAACTGCTCTACGCGTACTCCGAGGCGACGGTGCCGCTACTGACGGTCATCACGCGCAAGGCCTACGGCGGCGCCTACTGCGTGATGGCCTCGAAGAACCTCGGCGCGGACGTCAACTACGCGTGGCCGACCGCCGAAATCGCCGTCATGGGGCCACAGGGTGCGGTCAACATCCTCTACCGGAAGGAACTCGAGGAGGCCGAGAACCCGGACGAACTGCGCGACGAACTCATCGAGGAGTACCGCGAGGAGTTCGCCAACCCGTACACTGCAACGGACAAAGGGTTCCTCGACGACGTAATCCTGCCGACCGAGACCCGGCCGCGACTGATCGACGACCTCGAGATGCTCGAGACGAAACGCGCGGAGAATCCCGACAAGAAACACGGCAACATCCCGCTGTAA
- a CDS encoding ABC transporter ATP-binding protein, producing MALLDVSGLDAGYGDLQILEGVDMTVDEGEYVTIVGPNGAGKSTVMKSIFGLTTYMGGSVDFDGEEISARRPEDIISTGIGYVPQNDNVFPSLSVKENLEMGAYILDDVPEDRLRRIYDRFPILEQRKTQKAGTMSGGQQQMLAMGRALMLDPDLLMLDEPSAGLAPDLVDDMFDRIDEINDDGTAILLVEQNAKEALRRCDRGYVLVQGQNRYEDSGDALLADEQVRQDFLGG from the coding sequence ATGGCGCTTCTCGACGTGTCGGGGCTCGACGCCGGATACGGCGACCTCCAGATCCTCGAGGGGGTCGACATGACCGTCGACGAGGGGGAGTACGTCACCATCGTCGGCCCGAACGGGGCCGGGAAATCGACCGTCATGAAGTCGATCTTCGGGCTGACCACCTACATGGGCGGCTCGGTCGACTTCGACGGCGAGGAGATCAGCGCACGCCGGCCCGAGGACATCATCTCGACGGGCATCGGGTACGTCCCGCAGAACGACAACGTCTTCCCGTCGCTGTCGGTCAAGGAGAACCTCGAGATGGGCGCGTACATCCTCGACGACGTGCCGGAAGACCGGCTGCGCCGGATCTACGATCGGTTCCCCATCCTCGAACAGCGCAAAACCCAGAAAGCGGGGACGATGAGCGGCGGACAACAGCAGATGCTCGCGATGGGGCGAGCGTTGATGCTGGATCCCGACCTGTTGATGCTCGACGAACCGAGCGCCGGGCTCGCGCCGGATCTGGTCGACGACATGTTCGATCGGATCGACGAGATCAACGACGACGGCACCGCAATCTTGCTTGTCGAACAGAACGCGAAGGAGGCGCTGCGACGATGTGACCGGGGCTACGTCCTCGTCCAGGGCCAGAACAGGTACGAGGACAGCGGCGACGCCCTGCTCGCGGACGAGCAGGTTCGCCAGGACTTCCTCGGCGGATAG
- a CDS encoding acetyl-CoA carboxylase biotin carboxylase subunit translates to MFRKVLVANRGEIAVRVMRACEELNVGTVAIYSEADKDSGHVRYADEAYNVGPARAADSYLDHEAVVEAARKADADAIHPGYGFLAENAEFASKVEDAEGITWIGPSAEAMESLGEKTKARTIMSEADVPIVPGTTDPVTEPEEVKEFGEEHGYPIAIKAEGGGGGRGMKVVWDESEVEDQLESAKREGEAYFDNDSVYLERYLEQPRHIEVQIVADEHGNVRHLGERDCSLQRRHQKVIEEGPSAALTDELREKIGEAARRGVAAADYTNAGTVEFLVEEEPGRDGPLGPDANFYFLEVNTRIQVEHTVTEEITGIDIVKRQIRIAAGEEIDFDQDEVEIDGHAMEFRINAENAANDFAPATGGTLETYDPPGGVGVRMDDALRQGDDLVTDYDSMIAKLVVWGEDRDECIERSLRALREYDIEGIPTIIPFHRLMLTDEEFVASTHTTKYLDEELDQSRIEEAQEQWGGDVGDGGGEDEESVEREFTVEVNGKRFEVELEEHGAPAIPTGDGGNAQAASPPQPAGGSGGESTGAVEGDGETVDAEMQGTILDIEVDVGDEVAAGDVLVVLEAMKMENDIVASRGGTVSDIAVAEGDSVDMGDTLVVLE, encoded by the coding sequence ATGTTCAGGAAGGTTCTCGTCGCGAACCGCGGAGAAATCGCCGTCAGAGTGATGCGGGCGTGTGAGGAACTGAACGTCGGAACTGTCGCGATCTACTCCGAGGCAGACAAGGACTCGGGGCACGTGCGCTACGCCGACGAGGCGTACAACGTGGGGCCCGCGCGGGCGGCGGACTCGTACCTGGATCATGAGGCCGTCGTCGAGGCCGCACGGAAGGCCGACGCCGACGCCATCCACCCCGGCTACGGCTTCCTCGCCGAGAACGCCGAGTTCGCGAGCAAGGTCGAGGACGCGGAGGGAATCACCTGGATCGGCCCGTCGGCCGAGGCGATGGAGTCGCTGGGCGAGAAGACCAAGGCCCGGACGATCATGAGCGAGGCCGACGTGCCGATCGTCCCCGGGACCACGGATCCCGTCACCGAACCCGAGGAGGTCAAAGAGTTCGGTGAGGAGCACGGCTACCCGATCGCGATCAAGGCCGAGGGTGGCGGCGGCGGCCGCGGGATGAAGGTCGTCTGGGACGAGAGCGAGGTCGAAGACCAGCTCGAGAGCGCGAAGCGCGAGGGCGAGGCCTACTTCGACAACGACTCGGTCTACCTCGAGCGCTACCTCGAACAGCCCCGGCACATCGAGGTCCAGATCGTCGCCGACGAGCACGGCAACGTCCGTCACCTCGGCGAACGCGACTGTTCGCTCCAGCGCCGCCACCAGAAGGTCATCGAGGAGGGGCCGTCCGCGGCGCTGACCGACGAACTCCGCGAGAAGATCGGCGAGGCGGCCCGACGCGGGGTCGCCGCTGCCGACTACACGAACGCCGGGACCGTCGAGTTCCTCGTCGAGGAAGAGCCCGGTCGGGACGGTCCGCTCGGTCCGGACGCGAACTTCTACTTCCTCGAGGTCAACACCCGGATCCAGGTCGAGCACACGGTCACCGAGGAGATCACGGGCATCGACATCGTCAAGCGCCAGATCCGGATCGCCGCCGGCGAGGAGATCGACTTCGACCAGGACGAGGTCGAGATCGACGGCCACGCGATGGAGTTCCGGATCAACGCCGAGAACGCGGCCAACGACTTCGCGCCCGCGACCGGTGGCACGCTCGAAACGTACGACCCGCCAGGCGGGGTCGGCGTCCGGATGGACGACGCGCTCCGTCAGGGCGACGACCTCGTCACCGACTACGACTCGATGATCGCGAAGCTGGTCGTCTGGGGCGAGGACCGCGACGAGTGTATCGAGCGATCGCTCCGCGCGCTTCGCGAGTACGACATCGAGGGGATCCCGACGATCATCCCGTTCCACCGGCTGATGCTGACCGACGAGGAGTTCGTCGCGAGCACGCACACGACGAAGTACCTCGACGAGGAACTCGACCAGAGCCGCATCGAGGAGGCCCAGGAACAGTGGGGCGGCGACGTCGGCGACGGTGGCGGCGAGGACGAGGAGAGCGTCGAACGCGAGTTCACGGTCGAGGTCAACGGCAAGCGCTTCGAGGTCGAACTGGAAGAACACGGCGCGCCGGCGATTCCGACCGGCGACGGCGGGAACGCCCAGGCGGCCAGTCCGCCCCAGCCCGCCGGCGGCTCCGGCGGCGAGAGCACTGGCGCGGTCGAGGGAGACGGCGAGACCGTCGACGCCGAGATGCAGGGGACGATCCTCGACATCGAGGTCGACGTCGGTGACGAGGTCGCCGCGGGCGACGTCCTCGTCGTGCTCGAGGCGATGAAGATGGAGAACGATATCGTCGCCTCTCGCGGCGGTACCGTCTCCGACATCGCCGTCGCCGAGGGCGATAGCGTCGACATGGGCGACACGCTCGTCGTGCTCGAGTAA
- a CDS encoding TIGR04053 family radical SAM/SPASM domain-containing protein, which translates to MRPRQFDTSDRPFVLIWELTQACALACDHCRADAKPNRHPDELSTAEGKALLEQAAEFGEGQLIVLSGGDPLVREDVTELVAYGDDLGHRMTITPSGTHSLTADRIEDLADAGLKRMAVSLDGAAPESHDAFRGEEGSFAETIRAVEDAREAGLPVQVNTTICRQTVGELPAIRDLLEDIGAVMWSVFFLVPVGRGRVLEPIDPDEADAVMAWLDEVSDTSPFGVKTTEAPHYRRVSLQRRTAAADSPPERNEGVSRRTGIVAGDGFAFVSHTGEVFPSGFLPESAGNVRDRPVHELYRDSDLFTSLRDRDRLKGKCGACPYRSVCGGSRSRAFAHTGDPLESDPLCPFVPEEYDGPLPWDDGTTARTPADD; encoded by the coding sequence ATGCGCCCCCGCCAGTTCGACACGTCCGACCGACCGTTCGTCCTCATCTGGGAACTCACCCAGGCCTGTGCGCTGGCCTGTGACCACTGCCGGGCCGACGCGAAGCCGAACCGCCACCCCGACGAACTCTCGACCGCGGAGGGGAAGGCTCTCCTCGAGCAGGCGGCTGAGTTCGGCGAGGGCCAGTTGATCGTCCTCTCCGGCGGCGACCCGCTCGTCCGCGAGGACGTGACGGAACTCGTCGCCTACGGGGACGACCTCGGCCACCGGATGACGATCACGCCCAGCGGAACGCATTCGCTGACCGCCGATCGGATCGAGGACCTCGCCGACGCCGGCCTGAAACGGATGGCCGTCAGCCTCGACGGCGCTGCCCCCGAGAGCCACGACGCGTTCCGGGGCGAGGAGGGAAGCTTCGCGGAGACGATCCGGGCCGTCGAGGACGCCCGTGAGGCCGGCCTGCCGGTCCAGGTCAACACGACCATCTGTCGGCAGACCGTGGGCGAACTCCCCGCGATCCGCGACCTGCTCGAGGATATCGGGGCCGTCATGTGGAGCGTCTTCTTCCTCGTTCCCGTGGGGCGCGGGCGGGTCCTGGAGCCGATCGATCCCGACGAGGCCGACGCCGTGATGGCGTGGCTCGACGAGGTCAGCGACACGTCGCCCTTCGGCGTCAAGACCACGGAGGCACCTCACTACCGCCGCGTGTCGCTCCAGCGCCGGACCGCGGCCGCCGACAGCCCGCCGGAACGCAACGAAGGCGTCTCCCGCCGGACCGGCATCGTCGCCGGCGACGGCTTCGCCTTCGTCAGCCACACTGGCGAGGTCTTCCCTTCGGGCTTCCTGCCGGAGTCGGCCGGCAACGTCCGCGATCGACCCGTCCACGAACTCTACCGGGACTCGGACCTGTTCACGTCGCTCCGCGATCGCGATCGACTCAAGGGGAAGTGCGGCGCCTGTCCGTACCGATCGGTCTGCGGCGGAAGCCGATCCCGGGCGTTCGCCCACACCGGTGATCCCCTCGAGAGCGATCCGCTCTGTCCGTTCGTCCCCGAAGAGTACGACGGGCCGCTGCCGTGGGACGACGGGACGACAGCCCGCACGCCGGCAGACGACTGA
- a CDS encoding Htur_1727 family rSAM-partnered candidate RiPP, translating into MVEKEQRSRVESDERGNPTRQWEVFVRQEEGSPMRHVGSVAAASGPEAHEHASRLFGWYAVDVWCCPADAVERYSSRGLAADAADRDGDRDADGADAIGDGEEAEPRVYEETEGTPQVSDS; encoded by the coding sequence ATGGTCGAGAAGGAACAGCGATCGCGGGTCGAGAGCGACGAGCGCGGGAACCCGACCCGACAGTGGGAAGTGTTCGTCCGCCAGGAGGAGGGGAGTCCGATGCGACACGTCGGGAGCGTGGCCGCCGCGAGCGGGCCGGAGGCCCACGAACACGCCTCGCGGCTGTTCGGCTGGTACGCCGTCGACGTCTGGTGCTGTCCTGCCGACGCGGTCGAGCGCTACTCCTCCCGGGGCCTCGCGGCCGACGCGGCCGATCGAGACGGTGACCGCGACGCCGACGGCGCGGACGCGATCGGAGACGGCGAGGAAGCGGAACCGCGCGTCTACGAAGAAACCGAAGGCACGCCGCAGGTGAGCGACTCGTGA
- a CDS encoding ABC transporter substrate-binding protein, producing MAMGLNRRRVLSGLGAASVAGIAGCIGGDNGSGGDADAMVGVLQPVTGDLGNLGGPIRDAAILPGTQLENEGVDFEIDIREEDTESTADAGVSGAQSLVDAGYPAITGAASSQVTITVAEDILIPNGVVGISPASTAPTITDLEDDDYIFRTCPSDALQGEVMAEVAYEERGLESAASFYLNNDYGQQLSDSFVGAFEDLGGEVTETVGFEAEQPSYTSALESALADDPDMMIVIGYPASGEQIFRDYYSEFDTGQTIMVTDGLRDGDLPGNVDNAMENVVGTAPLAAGPEEDAFNQLYQDEYGSEPGVFTAQAYDATAVNILASIAAGETTGSAIRDSLRDVANPDGEDVGPSNLADAIQMVDDGDAVNYQGASSSVNFDDNGDMQAVTYEIFEFSEDGLETVEEIDFEA from the coding sequence ATAGCAATGGGACTTAATCGACGACGCGTACTAAGTGGGCTTGGTGCTGCGAGCGTAGCCGGCATCGCCGGCTGTATCGGTGGGGATAACGGTAGCGGCGGAGACGCAGACGCGATGGTCGGCGTTCTCCAGCCGGTTACGGGCGACCTCGGGAACCTCGGCGGACCGATCCGGGATGCGGCGATCCTTCCCGGAACGCAACTCGAGAACGAGGGCGTCGATTTCGAAATCGACATTCGCGAGGAGGACACCGAATCGACGGCGGACGCGGGGGTCAGCGGTGCACAGTCGCTCGTCGACGCCGGCTATCCGGCGATCACCGGCGCGGCGTCCTCCCAGGTGACGATCACGGTCGCGGAGGACATCCTGATCCCGAACGGGGTCGTCGGCATCTCGCCGGCCAGTACCGCACCGACGATCACGGACCTGGAGGACGACGACTACATCTTCCGGACCTGTCCCAGCGACGCGCTACAGGGCGAAGTCATGGCGGAAGTCGCCTACGAGGAGCGCGGTCTCGAGTCGGCCGCGTCGTTCTACCTCAACAACGACTACGGTCAGCAGCTCTCGGACTCGTTCGTCGGCGCCTTCGAAGACCTCGGCGGCGAAGTCACCGAGACCGTCGGCTTCGAGGCCGAACAGCCGTCGTACACGTCCGCACTCGAGAGTGCCCTGGCCGACGATCCGGACATGATGATCGTCATCGGCTACCCGGCCAGCGGCGAACAGATCTTCCGGGACTACTACAGCGAGTTCGACACCGGTCAAACGATCATGGTGACCGACGGCCTTCGCGACGGCGACCTCCCCGGCAACGTCGACAACGCGATGGAGAACGTCGTGGGGACGGCCCCGCTCGCCGCCGGTCCCGAAGAGGACGCGTTCAACCAACTGTACCAGGACGAGTACGGCAGCGAACCCGGCGTGTTCACCGCCCAGGCCTACGACGCGACGGCCGTCAACATCCTCGCGAGCATCGCCGCCGGCGAGACGACCGGCTCCGCGATCCGCGACAGTCTCCGCGACGTCGCGAACCCCGACGGCGAAGACGTCGGTCCGAGCAACCTCGCCGACGCCATCCAGATGGTCGACGACGGCGACGCCGTCAACTACCAGGGGGCCTCGAGCAGCGTCAACTTCGACGACAACGGCGACATGCAGGCGGTCACCTACGAGATCTTCGAGTTCAGCGAGGACGGCCTCGAGACGGTCGAAGAAATCGACTTCGAAGCGTAA
- a CDS encoding ABC transporter ATP-binding protein — MSDVETEPQSADSARPTDESTPRSTGASILELRNLEKRFGGITAVDGASFEVERGTITGLIGPNGAGKSTTFNCITGVHEPNAGSVVFDGEEITGLEPHQIATRGLVRTFQIAREFPEMTVLENMMLAPKAQLGESLWRSVTPIVRSDVVEQEGEMRERAWEMLDFFEIDHLAHEYAGNLSGGQRKLLELARALLTEPEMLLLDEPMAGVNPSLEKKLLEHIHELQEQGYTFLLVEHDMDVIMNHCEHVIVMHQGSVLAEGVAEEIQSNEAVIEAYLGGDV; from the coding sequence ATGAGTGACGTGGAAACGGAGCCACAGTCGGCCGATAGCGCCCGCCCCACCGACGAATCGACGCCGCGATCGACCGGCGCGTCGATCCTCGAACTTCGAAATCTCGAGAAACGGTTCGGCGGCATCACCGCCGTCGACGGCGCGAGCTTCGAGGTCGAACGCGGCACGATCACTGGCCTGATCGGCCCGAACGGGGCCGGGAAGTCGACGACGTTCAACTGTATCACGGGCGTTCACGAACCGAACGCGGGCTCGGTCGTCTTCGACGGCGAGGAGATCACCGGCCTGGAACCGCACCAGATCGCCACCCGCGGACTCGTCCGGACGTTCCAGATCGCCCGCGAGTTCCCCGAGATGACCGTCCTCGAGAACATGATGCTCGCACCGAAGGCCCAGCTCGGGGAATCGCTCTGGCGATCGGTCACGCCGATCGTCAGATCGGACGTCGTCGAACAGGAAGGCGAAATGCGAGAGCGGGCCTGGGAGATGCTCGATTTCTTCGAGATCGACCACCTCGCACACGAGTACGCCGGGAACCTCTCCGGCGGCCAGCGAAAGCTGCTCGAACTGGCGCGGGCGTTGCTGACGGAGCCGGAGATGCTCCTGCTGGACGAGCCGATGGCGGGGGTCAACCCGTCGCTCGAGAAGAAGCTCTTGGAGCACATCCACGAACTCCAGGAGCAGGGGTACACGTTCCTCCTGGTCGAACACGACATGGACGTCATTATGAACCACTGCGAACACGTCATCGTCATGCACCAGGGATCGGTTCTCGCCGAAGGGGTGGCCGAAGAGATCCAGTCCAACGAGGCGGTTATCGAGGCCTACCTCGGAGGTGACGTCTGA
- a CDS encoding branched-chain amino acid ABC transporter permease, which yields MSTGNVRGKLSHLSTQELVGGLLLLGIVILGLDLVRLLVTGELPLERLLSYTWNGIVDSLYIGLAAIGLSMTYSILRFANFSHGDLITTGAFSGWTVAYLVGGLGVADLSSRLLLRANGGAQPGSVGMDVLASPIAIVLGLLVAVAVTILVALAIDRFIYRRLRDEGGIPLLIASVGVALALRYLIAVFYTTETRIVVASPPEIAGIDVHQATLVVSAVALILGIHLLLQYTKLGKSMRAMSDNKDLALITGIPTERVIFATWVIGAGLAGAAGYLIVLNRGQITINLGWFLLLLIFAAVILGGIGSIYGAIAGSLVIGVTINLSLIWIPSDMNEIAAFVLMILVLIFRPDGLFSGVETA from the coding sequence ATGAGTACGGGTAACGTAAGGGGGAAGCTCTCACACCTCTCGACACAGGAGTTGGTGGGGGGTCTTCTGCTGCTTGGAATCGTGATTCTCGGCCTCGACCTCGTTCGATTGCTCGTGACCGGCGAGTTACCGCTCGAACGTCTGTTGTCGTACACGTGGAACGGAATCGTCGACTCGCTGTACATCGGCCTCGCCGCGATCGGACTGTCGATGACCTACAGCATCCTGCGGTTCGCGAACTTCTCGCACGGCGACCTCATCACGACCGGCGCGTTCTCGGGGTGGACGGTCGCCTACCTCGTCGGCGGACTCGGCGTCGCGGATCTGAGCAGTCGGCTCTTGCTCCGGGCCAACGGCGGCGCACAGCCCGGGTCGGTCGGAATGGACGTGCTCGCGTCCCCGATCGCGATCGTTCTCGGCCTCCTCGTGGCCGTGGCCGTGACGATTCTCGTCGCGCTGGCGATCGATCGATTCATCTACCGACGACTGCGCGACGAGGGCGGGATCCCGCTGCTGATCGCCAGCGTCGGGGTCGCGCTCGCGCTCCGGTACCTCATTGCGGTGTTCTACACGACGGAGACCCGCATCGTCGTGGCCTCGCCGCCCGAGATCGCCGGGATCGACGTCCACCAGGCCACGCTCGTCGTCTCGGCCGTCGCGCTGATTCTCGGCATTCACCTGCTCTTGCAGTACACGAAACTCGGCAAGTCGATGCGGGCGATGTCCGACAACAAGGACCTCGCGCTCATCACGGGCATTCCGACCGAGCGCGTGATCTTCGCGACCTGGGTGATCGGTGCCGGCCTGGCGGGTGCCGCCGGCTACCTCATCGTCCTCAACCGCGGTCAGATCACGATCAACCTCGGCTGGTTCCTCCTCCTCTTGATCTTCGCGGCCGTCATTCTCGGCGGCATCGGATCGATCTACGGGGCGATCGCGGGATCGCTCGTCATCGGCGTCACGATCAACCTCTCGCTCATCTGGATTCCCTCGGACATGAACGAGATCGCGGCGTTCGTGCTGATGATCCTCGTGTTGATCTTCCGTCCCGATGGGCTGTTTAGCGGGGTGGAGACGGCATGA